The following are encoded in a window of Terriglobales bacterium genomic DNA:
- a CDS encoding DUF1015 domain-containing protein, with product SCHWTCFSGKRLSSVRWAVLVQRALAARVVTINRSRDKMADLAPFPAVRFDPAKVPVAQVVTQPYDKISPQMQERYYAQDPHNLVRIILGKAEPGDSEGENVYTRAAAYFRDWRACGVLRQDPRPAFYLYTQRFRLPASTNSSGGAQRQGALERSGLIAAGRIHDYAEGVVFRHEQTLSKPKADRLNLLRATRAHFGQIFMLYTDPANQVNSLLKSCAGSRAPDLAVEDEYQVMHSIWSICDPETIAESRCLMADKQLIIADGHHRYETALAYRDERRAAAGAGASPGAPSERVMMTLVNMDSEGLVILPTHRVVFGLPGFAAARFLKDAETFFQLEKIELSATAGERLLQAGKTGIALLAVTQGSAHLLRPRPDAGDHLPSGMSPAQRSLDVVYLHQLLLARALGISEEAIRNQLHISYHRDFDEAIARVRGGGADLALLMNPVRVAQLSDIAFHGGVLPQKSTDFYPKLLSGLTIYSLEDA from the coding sequence CTCTTGCCATTGGACTTGCTTTTCTGGAAAACGTTTGTCCTCGGTTAGATGGGCTGTCCTCGTGCAACGGGCATTGGCGGCGAGAGTTGTTACAATCAACCGGTCGCGAGACAAAATGGCCGATCTTGCCCCCTTCCCCGCTGTCCGCTTCGACCCGGCGAAAGTTCCTGTTGCGCAGGTGGTTACCCAGCCCTACGACAAGATCTCTCCCCAGATGCAGGAGCGCTATTACGCCCAGGACCCGCACAACCTGGTGCGCATCATCCTGGGCAAGGCGGAGCCCGGAGACTCGGAGGGTGAAAATGTTTACACCCGCGCGGCCGCCTATTTCCGCGACTGGCGCGCTTGCGGCGTGCTCCGCCAGGATCCGCGCCCAGCCTTCTACCTTTACACCCAGCGCTTCCGCCTGCCGGCTTCCACCAACTCCAGCGGCGGGGCCCAGCGCCAGGGGGCGCTGGAGCGCAGCGGGCTGATCGCTGCCGGGCGCATCCACGACTATGCGGAAGGAGTGGTTTTTCGCCACGAGCAGACGCTTTCCAAGCCCAAGGCGGACCGCCTGAACCTGCTGCGCGCCACCCGCGCTCACTTCGGGCAGATCTTTATGCTCTACACCGATCCCGCCAACCAGGTGAATTCCCTGCTGAAATCCTGTGCCGGCTCGCGCGCCCCGGACCTCGCGGTGGAAGATGAGTACCAGGTAATGCACAGCATCTGGAGCATCTGCGATCCGGAAACGATCGCCGAGTCGCGCTGCCTGATGGCCGATAAGCAGCTCATCATCGCCGACGGACATCACCGCTACGAGACGGCCCTGGCTTACCGCGATGAGCGGCGAGCGGCGGCGGGAGCCGGCGCTTCGCCCGGCGCGCCCTCCGAGCGCGTGATGATGACGCTGGTGAACATGGATTCTGAGGGCCTGGTCATTCTGCCCACGCATCGCGTCGTCTTTGGTCTGCCCGGGTTCGCTGCCGCTCGCTTCCTGAAAGATGCCGAGACATTTTTTCAATTGGAAAAAATCGAGCTCTCCGCGACCGCGGGTGAGAGATTGCTTCAGGCGGGCAAGACGGGGATCGCGCTGCTGGCGGTCACCCAGGGGAGCGCGCACCTGCTGCGCCCGCGGCCGGACGCCGGCGATCATCTGCCCTCCGGCATGAGCCCGGCGCAGCGCTCGCTCGACGTCGTCTATCTGCACCAGCTCTTGCTCGCGCGCGCGCTGGGGATCAGCGAGGAGGCGATCCGCAACCAGCTTCACATCTCGTATCATCGCGATTTCGACGAGGCGATTGCGCGCGTGCGAGGCGGCGGCGCGGATCTGGCCTTGCTGATGAATCCCGTCCGCGTCGCCCAGTTGTCCGACATTGCATTCCACGGAGGTGTGCTGCCGCAGAAATCCACCGACTTCTACCCCAAGCTGCTCAGCGGGCTCACCATTTACTCTCTGGAAGACGCCTGA